From the genome of Pelodiscus sinensis isolate JC-2024 chromosome 12, ASM4963464v1, whole genome shotgun sequence, one region includes:
- the CCDC102A gene encoding coiled-coil domain-containing protein 102A — protein MSHSPSSRLADSPQLSKTSLLHILGSPQPEAMSLPDSMPPTPQSGTPSPGPPQLPLLGAVCLDGDWESREELRLRELEEARARAAQMEKTMRWWSDCTANWREKWSKVRAERNKAREEVRQLRQKLETLTKELTSLKRERQEVLSEKEQLGQEVARLKGEDEEEKEKEKELDNRLASEKEAEGSQEQEPVRDVGSDKLSKTKELELMETILKSKPEGPESWDQRSSVSVRASFARTERNRLLWEDVSVIEEDATKVTALKLRLDESQKVLLKEREDKLSLSRSIEKLEGELSQWKIKYEELSKTKQEVLKQLNILKELHQDELGRISEDLEDELGARSSMDKKLAELRTEMERLQAENAAEWGRRERLETEKLNLERENKKLRAQIEDLEEVLARKRRQTASALDTDLKTIQAELFERNKELADLKHIHSKLKKQHQEKTAELAHANRRVEQHEGEVKKLRLRVEELKKELAQAEDELDEAHNQARKLQRSLDEQTEQSENLQVQVEHLQSRLRRQQNPPLFGKIRSSRFGPEDPGDGTSDLDEDEDLQLQVA, from the exons ATGAGTCATAgccccagctcccgcctggccgACTCACCTCAGCTCTCCAAGACCAGCCTCCTCCACAtcctgggcagcccccagcccgagGCGATGAGCCTGCCCGACtccatgccccccaccccgcagagcGGGACCCCCTCGCCAGGCCCGCCCCAGCTCCCGCTTCTGGGCGCCGTGTGCCTGGACGGCGACTGGGAGAGCCGGGAGGAGCTCCGGCTGCGGGAGCTGGAGGAGGCCCGGGCCCGGGCGGCCCAGATGGAGAAGACCATGCGCTGGTGGTCGGACTGCACCGCCAACTGGCGGGAGAAGTGGAGCAAGGTGCGGGCGGAGCGCAACAAGGCCCGGGAGGAGGTGCGCCAGCTGCGGCAGAAGCTGGAGACCCTGACCAAGGAGCTGACCAGCCTGAAGCGGGAGCGGCAGGAGGTGCTGAGCGAGAAggagcagctgggccaggaggtGGCGCGGCTGAAaggggaggacgaggaggagaaggagaaggagaaggagctggACAACAGGCTGGCCTCGGAGAAGGAGGCCGAGGGCTCCCAGGAGCAGGAACCCGttcgggatgtgggctccgaCAAGCTGAGCAAAACCAAG GAGCTGGAGCTGATGGAAACCATCCTGAAGAGCAAACCGGAAGGGCCCGAGAGCTGGGACCAGCGGAGCTCCGTCAGCGTCCGGGCGTCCTTCGCCCGCACCGAGAGGAACCGGCTGCTCTGGGAGGACGTGAGCGTCATCGAGGAAGATGCCACCAAAGTGACCGCGCTGAAGCTGAGGCTGGATGAGTCCCAGAAGGTGTTGCTCAAGGAGCGGGA GGACAAGCTTTCGCTCAGCAGGAGCATCGAGAAGCTGGAGGGCGAGCTCAGCCAGTGGAAGATCAAGTACGAGGAGCTGAGCAAAACCAAGCAGGAGGTGCTgaagcag CTGAACATCCTGAAGGAGCTGCACCAGGACGAGCTTGGGCGGATCTCGGAGGACCTGGAGGACGAGCTGGGGGCTCGCTCCAGCATGGACAAGAAGCTGGCGGAGCTGCGCACAGag ATGGAGCGGCTGCAGGCGGAGAACGCGGCTGAGTGGGGCCGGCGTGAGCGCCTGGAGACCGAGAAGCTGAACCTGGAGCGGGAGAACAAGAAGCTGCGGGCGCAGATTGAGGACCTGGAGGAGGTGCTGGCCCGGAAGCGCCGCCAGACGGCCAGCGCGCTGGACACCGACCTCAAAACCATCCAGGCTGAGCTCTTTGAGAGGAACAAG GAGCTGGCCGACCTGAAGCACATCCACAGcaagctgaagaagcagcacCAGGAGAAGACGGCCGAGCTGGCGCACGCCAACCGCCGGGTGGAGCAGCACGAGGGGGAGGTGAAGAAGCTGCGTCTGCGGGTGGAGGAGCTGAAGAAGGAGCTGGCCCAGGCGGAGGACGAG CTCGATGAAGCCCACAACCAGGCACGGAAACTGCAGAGGTCCCTGGATGAGCAGACAGAACAAAGCGAGAACCTCCAGGTGCAGGTGGAGCATCTGCAGTCCAG